The following proteins are co-located in the Planococcus plakortidis genome:
- a CDS encoding helix-turn-helix domain-containing protein, which produces MPIIINLDVMLAKRKMSMTELSEKVGVTMPNLSILKNGKAKAIRFSTLEAICKVLDCQPGDVMEYQEEE; this is translated from the coding sequence ATGCCAATCATCATAAATCTCGACGTCATGCTTGCTAAGCGCAAAATGAGCATGACCGAGCTATCCGAAAAAGTCGGCGTCACCATGCCCAATTTGTCCATCTTGAAAAACGGCAAAGCGAAAGCGATCCGTTTCTCGACGCTTGAAGCCATCTGCAAAGTGCTCGACTGCCAGCCAGGCGATGTAATGGAATACCAGGAGGAAGAATAG
- a CDS encoding DUF2975 domain-containing protein, translating to MKRETLFLKVVLFLMALPVIALCIFVVLPLSSIIQDGPDQLAFLQYVFVALLYATAVAYFVALYQTYKLLSFIDDNIAFSVRSVTAIKNIKRCALVITGIYVLAMPLFYIIAEIDDAPGLILMGAAIGFGALVIAVFAAVLQKLLTHAIDIKSENDLTV from the coding sequence ATGAAACGGGAGACTTTGTTTTTGAAAGTGGTGCTGTTTCTCATGGCGCTGCCGGTCATCGCGTTGTGCATCTTCGTGGTGCTGCCGCTTTCGAGCATTATCCAGGACGGACCGGATCAGCTGGCGTTTTTGCAATATGTGTTTGTCGCCTTGCTTTATGCAACGGCGGTTGCGTATTTCGTCGCGCTGTACCAGACTTATAAATTATTGAGCTTTATCGATGACAATATCGCCTTCTCTGTGCGCTCAGTGACGGCGATCAAAAACATCAAACGGTGTGCGCTGGTGATTACCGGCATTTACGTTCTCGCGATGCCGTTGTTTTACATCATCGCAGAAATTGATGATGCCCCGGGACTTATTCTCATGGGCGCAGCAATCGGCTTCGGTGCACTTGTCATCGCCGTTTTCGCAGCAGTTTTGCAGAAGCTGCTGACACACGCCATCGACATCAAATCAGAAAACGATCTTACGGTCTGA
- a CDS encoding thiamine pyrophosphate-dependent dehydrogenase E1 component subunit alpha: MWMYEQMVKIRYYEDQMVDAYTEGKSPVFNIGEGPVPGEMHLATGQEPAAAGMMVHLTKDDTVTAPHRPHHHAIAKGVDLKKMTAEIFGKESGLGKGKGGHMHLFDPEVKFSCGGIVAAGIPHAVGAAMANKMKGKDWVAVAFIGEGAANAGAFHESLNLAALWNLPLIVVVEDNSYGISVPKKSSTSVESNDLRASAYGVAGAYVKDNDPVAMYKASEEAVNRARNGQGPTIIEIETFRFLGHFQGDPELYRDKEEVPGLRARDPIMKLRQQLLDAEHVNEPELEEIETRAKKEVDDAYQFARDSDYPKPEAALDDVFTS, translated from the coding sequence ATGTGGATGTACGAGCAGATGGTCAAGATCCGCTATTACGAAGACCAGATGGTGGACGCGTATACGGAAGGCAAGTCACCGGTGTTCAATATCGGTGAAGGCCCCGTACCCGGTGAGATGCATCTCGCAACCGGGCAGGAACCAGCCGCCGCCGGCATGATGGTGCATTTGACGAAAGACGATACGGTAACCGCGCCGCACCGTCCGCATCATCACGCCATCGCCAAAGGTGTCGACTTGAAGAAAATGACGGCGGAGATTTTCGGAAAAGAATCAGGTCTCGGAAAAGGCAAAGGCGGGCATATGCATTTGTTCGATCCGGAAGTGAAATTCTCATGCGGCGGCATCGTGGCAGCCGGCATTCCGCATGCGGTCGGTGCGGCTATGGCCAATAAAATGAAGGGAAAAGACTGGGTCGCCGTCGCATTCATCGGTGAAGGCGCAGCGAATGCTGGAGCGTTCCATGAATCGCTGAACCTCGCGGCCTTGTGGAACTTGCCACTGATTGTCGTCGTCGAAGACAATTCATATGGCATTTCGGTTCCGAAGAAATCATCGACTTCGGTTGAATCGAACGACCTGCGCGCGTCGGCATATGGCGTGGCGGGTGCTTACGTAAAAGACAATGACCCTGTCGCAATGTATAAAGCGTCTGAAGAAGCGGTCAACCGGGCACGCAACGGACAGGGCCCGACAATCATCGAAATCGAAACTTTCCGTTTCCTCGGCCATTTTCAGGGCGATCCCGAGTTATACCGGGACAAGGAAGAAGTGCCGGGACTGCGGGCGCGCGACCCGATCATGAAACTGCGCCAGCAGCTCTTGGATGCGGAACATGTGAATGAACCGGAACTGGAAGAAATCGAAACACGCGCCAAAAAAGAAGTCGATGACGCGTACCAATTTGCACGCGACAGCGATTATCCGAAACCTGAAGCCGCATTGGATGACGTCTTTACATCTTAA
- a CDS encoding alpha-ketoacid dehydrogenase subunit beta has protein sequence METAKKRMLTGNKAMAEAIAQEMENDKNVFVLGEDIGKYGGIFGSTQGLMEKFGPERVLDTPISETAFIGAAIGAAAEGMRPIAELMFVDFFGVCMDQIYNHMAKIPYMSGGNVRLPMVLMTSVGGGYSDAAQHSQTLYATFAHMPGMKVVAPSTPYDLKGMMTSAIRDDNPVVFMFHKSLQGLGWMDQLDYAVGHVPEESYTVPLDKANVMREGKDVTIVGIQMMTHFAMEAAERLAQDGIEAEVIDLRSLAPIDKDTIINSVKKTHRLVVVDEDYRSYGMTAEIAAIVSEEALYELEAPIKRLAIPDVPIPYSHVLEDFVLPGPTKIVETVKQMMDEA, from the coding sequence ATGGAGACAGCGAAAAAAAGAATGCTGACGGGCAATAAAGCGATGGCGGAAGCGATTGCCCAGGAGATGGAGAACGACAAAAACGTATTTGTGCTCGGTGAAGATATCGGAAAATACGGCGGCATTTTCGGTTCCACGCAAGGCTTGATGGAGAAATTCGGTCCGGAGCGTGTGCTCGATACGCCAATTTCCGAGACGGCGTTTATCGGTGCGGCGATCGGTGCAGCGGCAGAAGGCATGCGGCCGATTGCAGAATTGATGTTCGTCGATTTCTTCGGCGTCTGTATGGATCAGATCTACAACCATATGGCGAAGATTCCGTATATGTCCGGCGGCAATGTACGCTTGCCGATGGTGCTCATGACTTCGGTCGGCGGCGGTTATAGCGACGCCGCGCAGCATTCCCAGACTCTATATGCAACGTTTGCCCATATGCCCGGAATGAAAGTGGTCGCACCAAGCACGCCGTATGATTTAAAAGGCATGATGACATCTGCGATCCGTGATGACAATCCGGTTGTTTTTATGTTCCATAAATCGCTTCAGGGCCTAGGGTGGATGGACCAGCTCGATTATGCAGTCGGCCATGTGCCGGAAGAATCGTATACCGTGCCGCTCGACAAAGCGAATGTCATGCGGGAAGGGAAAGACGTGACGATCGTCGGTATCCAGATGATGACGCATTTCGCGATGGAAGCGGCAGAACGTCTCGCACAAGACGGCATCGAAGCGGAAGTCATCGACCTGCGTTCCTTGGCGCCGATCGATAAAGACACCATCATCAACTCAGTGAAGAAAACGCATCGACTGGTCGTCGTTGATGAAGATTACCGCTCGTACGGCATGACCGCAGAAATTGCGGCCATCGTCTCGGAAGAAGCGCTCTATGAACTCGAAGCGCCAATCAAGCGCTTGGCAATTCCGGATGTGCCGATTCCGTACAGCCATGTACTCGAAGATTTTGTCTTGCCAGGCCCGACTAAAATTGTCGAGACAGTCAAACAGATGATGGATGAAGCGTAA
- a CDS encoding biotin/lipoyl-containing protein, with protein sequence MHDVTLPKLSEDTDESLIVLWFVDEGDYVKEGAVLCEVQTEKAVSEIRAETSGTVKKIHVKRGDSAKAGTLLAVIDPKGQAAESTGASEKVHLEQAEENKASQETASFTRVSPRLRHLAKELGVKLEDVKGSGKGGAITEQDIRDEAGL encoded by the coding sequence ATGCATGATGTGACTTTGCCGAAGCTATCTGAAGATACCGATGAGAGCTTGATTGTCCTGTGGTTCGTGGATGAGGGCGATTACGTCAAAGAAGGCGCCGTGCTGTGTGAAGTGCAAACGGAAAAAGCGGTGTCGGAAATTCGTGCGGAAACGAGTGGAACGGTGAAGAAAATCCATGTGAAGCGCGGAGATTCCGCTAAAGCCGGCACGTTGCTTGCAGTCATCGATCCGAAAGGACAAGCTGCCGAGAGCACGGGGGCTTCTGAAAAAGTCCACCTCGAACAGGCGGAGGAAAACAAAGCGTCACAAGAGACAGCGAGCTTTACCCGTGTATCGCCGAGACTTCGTCATCTGGCGAAAGAACTGGGCGTTAAACTTGAAGACGTCAAAGGCTCTGGAAAGGGCGGGGCAATTACCGAACAGGACATCCGTGATGAAGCGGGATTATGA
- a CDS encoding ABC transporter substrate-binding protein: MKIKSFLLLSIPLALTLGACQDDAAEAPATEETTEQTSPETASDAPYTVTDDRGEELEFEQAPETIVSLIPSNTEIVFALGAGDQLVGVTDYDNYPEAAQDIERVSDSVEFNAEKIIQLDPDVVLAYSTGEAPAALAQLEDADIPVFVIESATSFDEVYGDIEQIAAVLAKEDKGAEVIEGIQTQIEDVQERLAAVEEPKEVYVEISPSPEIYTTGKSTFMQEILDHANVTNAFEDLEGWPNISEEEVITRDPEVILTTVSYVEDAVGDIEARDSWSDVDAIENEEVHFIDSDITSRPGPRIGEAVQLVAETVYPELMD; this comes from the coding sequence GTGAAAATCAAATCATTTCTCTTACTCAGCATTCCACTCGCTTTAACACTCGGCGCTTGCCAAGATGATGCTGCCGAAGCGCCCGCAACGGAAGAAACAACCGAACAAACCTCACCTGAAACGGCAAGCGACGCACCGTACACCGTCACCGATGACCGCGGCGAAGAACTCGAATTTGAACAAGCGCCTGAAACGATCGTCTCGCTCATCCCAAGCAATACCGAGATCGTCTTCGCCTTGGGTGCCGGAGACCAATTGGTCGGCGTAACCGACTATGACAACTACCCGGAAGCGGCGCAGGACATCGAGCGCGTCAGTGATTCGGTTGAATTCAATGCCGAGAAAATCATCCAGCTCGACCCGGATGTCGTTTTGGCTTATTCAACCGGCGAGGCACCGGCTGCCCTAGCGCAACTGGAAGATGCCGATATTCCGGTATTCGTTATCGAATCGGCCACTTCATTCGACGAAGTCTACGGCGATATCGAACAAATCGCCGCTGTTCTTGCCAAGGAAGACAAAGGCGCTGAAGTGATCGAAGGCATCCAAACGCAAATCGAAGATGTCCAGGAGCGCCTCGCCGCGGTCGAAGAACCAAAAGAAGTGTATGTGGAAATCAGCCCGTCCCCTGAAATCTACACAACCGGCAAATCGACATTCATGCAGGAGATTTTGGATCACGCAAACGTGACGAACGCCTTTGAAGACTTGGAAGGCTGGCCGAATATTTCCGAAGAAGAAGTCATCACCCGCGATCCGGAAGTCATCTTGACGACCGTTTCTTATGTCGAAGATGCCGTCGGTGATATCGAAGCGCGCGACAGCTGGTCGGATGTGGACGCCATCGAAAACGAGGAAGTGCATTTCATCGATTCCGACATTACTTCCCGCCCTGGGCCGCGCATCGGTGAAGCCGTGCAGTTAGTTGCGGAAACCGTTTATCCTGAATTGATGGACTAA